In a genomic window of Methylovirgula sp. 4M-Z18:
- a CDS encoding DUF1656 domain-containing protein yields MTYEIDLFGIVVPALLVWAIVAYVLCALLRRALEGFGFYRHVWHRPLFDFASFVVLLTLLVAVSARFVA; encoded by the coding sequence ATGACCTACGAGATCGACCTGTTCGGCATCGTCGTGCCGGCCCTGCTGGTGTGGGCGATCGTCGCCTATGTCCTGTGCGCGCTGCTGCGCCGGGCGCTCGAAGGCTTTGGATTCTACCGCCATGTCTGGCATCGGCCGTTGTTCGATTTTGCCAGTTTCGTCGTTCTTCTCACCCTTCTCGTCGCCGTTTCCGCTAGGTTTGTCGCATGA
- the metX gene encoding homoserine O-acetyltransferase MetX, which yields MSSLPESSITLARREAAAPQSATVTFPVERPLVMDSGASLRPFTIAYQTYGTLNAAKSNAVLVCHALTGDQHVANVNPVTGRDGWWENMVGAGRPIDTNRYFVICSNVLGGCMGTTGPASIDPATGKAYGLNLPVVTIRDMVRAQAMLIDHLGIETLFCVAGGSMGGMQVLQWAASYPNRVFSALPIATAARHSSQNIAFHEVGRQAVMADPDWRGGRYLDDGIQPQKGLSVARMAAHITYMSDEALHRKFGRKLQDRSAPTFSFDADFQIESYLRYQGQSFVERFDANSYLYVTRAMDYFDLAADYGGSLAQAFRGSKTRFCVVSFTSDWLFPTSDSRAIVHALNAGGASVSFVEIETDKGHDAFLLDVPEMMATVGGFLNAAARARGIGDVR from the coding sequence ATGTCGTCGCTGCCAGAGTCCTCCATCACGCTTGCCCGCCGCGAGGCCGCGGCGCCGCAAAGCGCCACGGTCACGTTTCCGGTGGAGCGGCCCTTGGTGATGGATTCGGGCGCGTCACTCCGGCCCTTCACCATCGCCTATCAGACCTATGGCACGCTGAACGCGGCGAAATCCAATGCCGTGCTGGTCTGTCACGCGCTGACCGGCGATCAGCATGTCGCCAACGTGAATCCCGTGACCGGGCGCGACGGCTGGTGGGAGAATATGGTCGGAGCCGGCCGGCCGATCGACACCAACCGCTATTTCGTCATCTGCTCCAATGTGCTCGGCGGCTGCATGGGTACGACGGGGCCGGCCTCGATCGATCCGGCGACCGGCAAGGCCTATGGGCTCAATTTGCCGGTCGTCACCATCCGCGACATGGTGCGGGCGCAGGCGATGCTGATCGACCACCTGGGCATCGAGACGCTGTTCTGCGTCGCCGGCGGCTCTATGGGCGGCATGCAGGTGCTGCAATGGGCGGCAAGCTACCCGAACCGCGTCTTTTCTGCCCTGCCGATCGCCACTGCGGCGCGCCATTCCTCGCAAAACATCGCCTTTCACGAGGTTGGCCGCCAAGCGGTGATGGCCGATCCCGACTGGCGTGGCGGGCGCTATCTCGATGACGGCATCCAGCCGCAAAAAGGCCTGTCGGTGGCGCGCATGGCCGCGCATATCACCTATATGTCGGACGAGGCGCTGCATCGCAAATTCGGCCGCAAATTGCAGGATCGGTCGGCGCCGACCTTTTCCTTCGATGCCGATTTCCAGATCGAATCCTATTTGCGCTACCAGGGGCAGAGTTTCGTCGAACGGTTCGACGCGAATTCCTATCTCTATGTGACACGGGCGATGGATTATTTCGATTTGGCGGCGGATTACGGCGGCTCGCTGGCGCAGGCCTTCCGCGGCTCGAAGACGCGGTTTTGCGTCGTCTCCTTCACGTCGGACTGGCTGTTTCCGACCTCGGATTCGCGTGCCATCGTCCATGCGCTCAATGCGGGTGGCGCGTCCGTGTCCTTCGTCGAGATCGAAACCGACAAGGGTCACGACGCCTTCCTGCTCGACGTGCCCGAGATGATGGCGACGGTCGGCGGCTTTCTTAATGCGGCCGCACGGGCCCGCGGTATTGGAGACGTGCGATGA
- a CDS encoding efflux RND transporter periplasmic adaptor subunit → MSASPSFLRRFSLTTAMVAAALIAAFYLWDHYMDQPWTRDGRVRAEVVAIAPDESGFVTDVLVRDNQKVQRGDVLFRLDRARFALIQQQGNALVEGRRAVLDQATSDLNRAREAGAAGPGIEKLEQLNTAMQQARAAYDQAIADAALAQINYDRSEVRAPFSGTISNMQLQPGAYVPAGKGVMALIDSGSIYVEGYFEETKLARIHVGDPVSVQLLGEKRQLTGHVESIAGGIEDRDRSSGASLLPAVNPTFSWVRLAQRVPVRVALDPDPGNATLIAGRTATVVVLPKQ, encoded by the coding sequence ATGAGTGCTTCCCCCTCCTTCTTACGCCGCTTCTCGCTCACCACGGCGATGGTCGCGGCGGCGCTCATCGCGGCCTTCTATCTGTGGGACCATTATATGGACCAGCCGTGGACGCGGGACGGGCGGGTGCGCGCCGAGGTGGTGGCGATCGCGCCGGATGAATCGGGCTTCGTCACCGACGTGCTGGTGCGCGACAATCAAAAGGTGCAGCGCGGCGACGTGCTCTTCCGTCTCGACCGCGCGCGCTTCGCGCTCATCCAGCAGCAGGGCAATGCGCTCGTCGAAGGCCGCCGCGCCGTGCTCGACCAAGCGACGAGCGATCTCAATCGCGCGCGCGAGGCCGGCGCCGCGGGGCCGGGGATCGAGAAGCTCGAGCAATTGAACACGGCGATGCAGCAGGCGCGCGCGGCCTACGATCAGGCCATCGCTGACGCGGCGCTGGCGCAGATCAATTATGACCGCAGCGAAGTGCGCGCGCCGTTCAGCGGCACGATCTCCAACATGCAATTGCAGCCCGGCGCCTATGTGCCGGCCGGCAAGGGCGTGATGGCGCTGATCGATAGCGGTTCGATCTATGTCGAGGGCTATTTCGAGGAGACGAAGCTCGCACGCATCCATGTCGGCGATCCGGTGAGCGTGCAGCTTCTGGGCGAGAAGCGCCAATTGACCGGGCATGTGGAAAGCATTGCCGGCGGCATCGAGGATCGCGACCGCTCCTCGGGCGCGAGCCTGCTGCCCGCGGTGAACCCAACCTTCAGCTGGGTTCGCCTCGCGCAGCGCGTTCCGGTGCGGGTCGCGCTCGATCCCGATCCAGGCAACGCAACGCTCATTGCGGGACGTACCGCGACGGTCGTGGTGCTGCCGAAGCAGTGA
- a CDS encoding glucokinase, with product MAASFPSPVLLCDIGGTNVRLSMAIEPGKPLTKPIRLHTADYPGLAEAIEAGLPQLPARPRSVIACGAGPVVERSLKLTNAPWLMQGADIAAALKLDQGLLLNDFEAQALALPAIQPEWTLPIGAVPPAHGARLILGPGTGLGIGALLDVDGLFVPVSSEACHIDFGPANADEEVFWPHVEPVLGRVTTESLMSGSGLARLHRARIASKGEPRPEVDGPAVVSQALADRGSEAAKTCAIFWRLIARFAGDMAITFIAKGGVTLAGGVLPHMVEFLDVAAFRTAFERKAPVDRLPKSIAVRLLLEPDAVLAGMAAIAAAPEKYALDYAARGWV from the coding sequence ATGGCCGCCTCCTTCCCCTCCCCTGTCCTGCTCTGCGATATCGGCGGCACCAATGTGCGCCTCTCCATGGCGATCGAGCCCGGTAAGCCACTCACCAAGCCCATCCGGCTCCATACCGCCGATTATCCGGGCCTTGCGGAAGCCATCGAAGCGGGCCTGCCCCAGCTCCCGGCGCGGCCGCGCAGCGTTATCGCCTGCGGCGCGGGGCCGGTGGTCGAGCGCAGCCTGAAGCTCACCAATGCGCCCTGGCTGATGCAGGGGGCAGACATTGCCGCCGCGCTCAAGCTTGACCAGGGCCTGCTGCTCAACGATTTCGAGGCGCAGGCACTGGCCTTGCCGGCGATCCAGCCGGAATGGACCCTGCCGATCGGCGCGGTGCCGCCCGCCCATGGCGCGCGGCTCATTCTCGGCCCCGGCACCGGTCTTGGCATCGGCGCGCTGCTCGACGTGGACGGGCTCTTCGTCCCCGTCTCGAGCGAGGCGTGCCATATCGATTTTGGCCCCGCCAATGCGGATGAGGAAGTCTTCTGGCCGCATGTGGAGCCGGTCCTTGGCCGCGTCACCACCGAAAGCCTGATGTCGGGCTCGGGTCTTGCGCGCCTGCATCGCGCGCGGATCGCATCGAAAGGCGAGCCGCGCCCGGAGGTCGACGGCCCCGCCGTCGTGTCCCAGGCGCTGGCCGACCGCGGCTCGGAAGCCGCCAAGACCTGCGCGATCTTCTGGCGGCTGATCGCGCGCTTTGCCGGCGACATGGCGATCACCTTCATCGCCAAGGGCGGTGTGACGCTGGCGGGCGGCGTTTTGCCGCATATGGTGGAATTTCTCGACGTGGCGGCCTTCCGCACCGCATTCGAACGCAAGGCACCGGTCGACCGCTTGCCGAAAAGCATTGCCGTGCGCCTGCTGCTCGAGCCGGACGCGGTGCTCGCCGGCATGGCGGCCATCGCCGCAGCGCCGGAGAAATACGCGCTCGATTACGCCGCGCGGGGGTGGGTGTAG
- the metW gene encoding methionine biosynthesis protein MetW produces the protein MTVLDASRIAVHEQARGITRVDFLLVADMVERGARVLDVGCDDGSLLQLLGDTRGVDGRGIELSQKGVNACVAKGLSVIQGDADTDLDAYPDDAFDYVILSQTLQATRNPKKAVENMLRIGQRVIVSFPNFGHWRIRTQLLFKGRMPVTKNLSYTWYDTPNIHFCTINDFRELATAVGAKVERAMALDRFGKKMQVNAPWWAWNLFGEQAVFVLRRGTNFQG, from the coding sequence ATGACGGTTCTCGACGCCTCGCGCATTGCGGTTCATGAACAGGCACGTGGCATCACGCGTGTCGATTTCCTGCTCGTGGCCGATATGGTCGAGCGCGGCGCGCGCGTGCTCGATGTCGGCTGCGACGACGGCTCGCTGTTGCAATTGCTCGGCGACACGCGCGGCGTCGACGGACGCGGCATCGAATTGTCGCAAAAGGGCGTGAACGCCTGTGTTGCCAAGGGCCTCTCGGTCATTCAGGGCGACGCGGACACCGATCTCGACGCCTATCCCGACGACGCGTTCGATTATGTCATTCTCTCGCAGACGCTTCAGGCCACGCGCAATCCCAAGAAGGCGGTCGAGAACATGCTGCGCATCGGCCAGCGGGTGATCGTGTCGTTCCCGAATTTCGGCCATTGGCGCATCCGTACGCAATTGCTGTTCAAGGGCCGCATGCCGGTCACGAAGAATCTCTCCTACACCTGGTACGACACGCCGAATATCCACTTCTGCACGATCAATGATTTTCGTGAATTGGCGACGGCGGTCGGCGCGAAGGTCGAGCGGGCGATGGCGCTCGACCGGTTCGGCAAGAAGATGCAGGTGAATGCGCCCTGGTGGGCGTGGAATCTCTTCGGCGAGCAGGCGGTCTTTGTGCTACGGCGCGGCACGAATTTTCAGGGGTGA
- a CDS encoding FUSC family protein, which yields MAQDSAHALRPAGRAEQAYAFLLRHAGAVFSVKTFIAATLALLIGLWLDLPRPYWAMATVYITSQPLSAATLSKSAYRVGGTVLGALAALLLVPVFVGAPELLCLAIALWVGLCLYLSLLDRTPRAYLFMLAGYTAAIIGFPVVSVPELIFDTALARVEEISLGIICACLVSIIILPRPVGPAVALAVENWLKDARQLARDVLSGQELDQDMKDKRLRLAGDAIEIDTLADHLAYDFTASKAAVEALRTIRAHMLMLLPLTSSITDRMAALGPHWRDDYPDMARLVDQTAIWITQETLEREPADVIRAEIAAQLPHLDSSTAWREIIRTSLLMRLRDLVDVSQDCRTLTEHIATNDPTPVALRFLPDLGVAHVRYRDHGMALWSAAGAALAVLTCCAAWIATAWADGATAAMMAAVGCSIFAAQDDPVPRMRSFALWALVGMLVVAVYKFAIMPVVPSFPLLVVALAPPFLVFGWLIAQPATTGIGVSLGSNVATLLALQSTYDPDFVAFLNVALSFNVGMIVAVLVTLLTRSVGAEWSARRLMRIGWAALATAAERRGMRDRAQFAGLMLNRIGLLAPRLAAIPQNDLHSVDSLAELRVGLNIVDLRRARWGMDRETRQALDEMLDTFAREFRRRRGVALAPDLLERIDHALGKTLRLPEGRVRHDALIGLVGMRRGLFPQAPGYAPETGKAAS from the coding sequence CTGGCCCAGGATTCCGCGCACGCGCTGCGCCCGGCGGGGCGGGCCGAGCAGGCTTACGCGTTCCTCTTGCGGCATGCCGGCGCGGTTTTTTCGGTCAAGACCTTCATCGCCGCCACGCTCGCGCTGCTGATCGGGCTTTGGCTCGATCTGCCGCGGCCCTATTGGGCCATGGCGACGGTCTATATCACCTCCCAGCCGCTGTCCGCGGCCACCCTGTCCAAATCCGCCTACCGGGTCGGCGGCACGGTGCTTGGCGCCCTGGCGGCGCTGCTGCTTGTGCCCGTCTTCGTCGGCGCGCCGGAGCTGCTGTGCCTCGCCATCGCGCTTTGGGTGGGCCTGTGCCTCTATCTGTCGCTGCTCGACCGCACGCCGCGCGCCTATCTCTTCATGCTGGCCGGCTATACGGCGGCGATCATCGGCTTTCCAGTCGTCTCCGTACCCGAACTGATCTTCGACACGGCGCTCGCGCGGGTCGAAGAGATTTCCCTCGGCATCATCTGCGCCTGTCTCGTGTCCATCATCATCCTACCGCGCCCGGTTGGTCCGGCGGTCGCGCTGGCGGTGGAGAACTGGCTCAAGGACGCGCGGCAATTGGCCCGCGACGTGCTTTCGGGGCAGGAGCTCGACCAGGACATGAAGGACAAGCGCCTGCGCCTGGCCGGCGACGCGATCGAAATCGACACATTGGCCGATCACCTCGCCTATGATTTCACCGCCAGTAAGGCGGCGGTCGAGGCCCTGCGCACCATTCGCGCCCATATGCTGATGCTGCTGCCGCTCACCTCCTCGATCACCGACCGGATGGCGGCGCTGGGGCCGCATTGGCGCGACGATTATCCGGACATGGCGCGCCTCGTCGATCAGACCGCAATCTGGATCACACAAGAGACGCTGGAGCGCGAGCCGGCCGATGTCATCCGCGCGGAGATCGCGGCGCAATTGCCGCACCTCGACAGCAGCACGGCGTGGCGCGAGATCATCCGCACGAGCCTGCTCATGCGTCTGCGCGATCTTGTCGATGTCAGCCAGGATTGCCGGACGCTCACCGAGCATATCGCGACGAACGACCCGACCCCGGTCGCGCTGCGCTTTCTGCCGGATCTGGGCGTCGCGCATGTGCGCTATCGCGATCACGGCATGGCGCTGTGGTCGGCGGCGGGCGCCGCGCTTGCCGTTCTCACCTGCTGCGCGGCCTGGATCGCCACGGCCTGGGCCGATGGTGCGACGGCGGCGATGATGGCGGCGGTCGGCTGTTCGATCTTTGCGGCGCAGGACGATCCCGTGCCGCGCATGCGCAGCTTCGCGCTCTGGGCGCTGGTCGGGATGCTGGTCGTGGCGGTCTACAAGTTTGCGATCATGCCGGTGGTGCCGAGCTTTCCGCTACTGGTCGTCGCGCTCGCGCCACCCTTCCTCGTGTTCGGCTGGCTGATCGCGCAGCCCGCGACGACCGGGATCGGCGTGTCGCTCGGCTCCAATGTCGCGACATTGCTTGCCTTGCAGTCCACCTACGATCCCGATTTTGTCGCCTTCCTCAATGTGGCTTTGTCCTTCAATGTCGGCATGATCGTGGCGGTTCTGGTCACGCTTCTCACCCGCTCGGTCGGCGCCGAATGGAGCGCGCGGCGTCTGATGCGCATCGGCTGGGCGGCGCTCGCGACCGCGGCCGAGCGGCGCGGCATGCGCGACCGGGCGCAATTCGCCGGCTTGATGCTCAACCGCATCGGCCTCTTGGCGCCGCGCCTGGCCGCAATTCCGCAGAACGATCTGCATTCGGTCGACAGCCTGGCCGAATTGCGCGTCGGCCTCAACATCGTCGATCTCCGCCGGGCGCGCTGGGGCATGGACCGCGAGACGCGGCAGGCGCTCGACGAGATGCTCGACACGTTCGCGCGCGAATTCCGCCGCCGCCGCGGCGTGGCGCTGGCGCCGGATCTGCTGGAGCGGATCGACCACGCGCTCGGCAAGACTCTGCGCCTGCCCGAGGGCCGCGTGCGGCACGATGCGCTGATCGGCCTGGTCGGCATGCGGCGCGGCCTCTTTCCGCAGGCGCCGGGTTACGCGCCCGAGACCGGGAAGGCCGCGTCATGA
- a CDS encoding YihY/virulence factor BrkB family protein, with the protein MLRLFNRWTVPLKSGTFRSMILSRRRFKDDFRPMPMRRILTLTLDSWWCFLADDGWAFASYVAMSALISLFPFLIFITALAGFFGSKELADEVATLLLQAWPKQAAAPIAAEIHSVLTGNRRDLLTFGVVLSVWFSSNGIEAMRVAMNRAYDVKEMRPWWLLRLESMAFVLIGAVALLALAFLVVLGPLIWRVLLHYFPQLSMYWHLFTLLRFAVTGGVTVVALAISHMWLPAGRRTFAQIWPGVAVTLTGMLICAVGFGNYLARFSRNYVTTYAGLASVMIAIGFLYLIAAIFIYGGELNAVIIRAADDRQDGAQKHIDEQP; encoded by the coding sequence ATGCTGCGGCTCTTTAACCGCTGGACCGTTCCGCTCAAATCCGGCACTTTTCGCTCGATGATTTTATCCCGACGACGCTTCAAGGACGATTTCCGCCCCATGCCGATGCGCCGCATTTTGACCCTGACCCTGGATTCTTGGTGGTGTTTCCTAGCGGATGACGGCTGGGCTTTCGCCAGCTACGTCGCGATGTCGGCCCTGATTTCGCTGTTTCCGTTCCTGATTTTCATCACGGCGCTGGCCGGCTTTTTCGGCTCGAAGGAACTCGCCGACGAGGTCGCAACTCTGCTGCTCCAGGCCTGGCCGAAACAGGCTGCGGCGCCGATCGCCGCCGAAATCCATTCGGTGCTCACCGGCAACCGGCGCGATCTTCTGACTTTCGGTGTCGTCCTGTCGGTCTGGTTTTCCTCGAACGGGATCGAGGCGATGCGCGTTGCGATGAATCGCGCCTACGACGTGAAGGAAATGCGGCCCTGGTGGCTCCTGCGCCTCGAATCCATGGCCTTCGTGCTGATCGGCGCCGTGGCGCTGCTGGCACTCGCCTTTCTTGTCGTGCTCGGGCCGTTGATCTGGCGTGTGCTACTGCATTATTTCCCGCAACTGTCGATGTATTGGCATCTCTTTACGCTGCTGCGCTTTGCCGTGACCGGCGGGGTGACCGTGGTGGCACTTGCGATCTCTCATATGTGGCTGCCGGCTGGACGGCGGACATTTGCCCAGATCTGGCCGGGCGTTGCCGTCACCTTGACGGGCATGCTGATATGCGCCGTAGGGTTCGGCAATTATCTGGCACGCTTCTCACGCAATTACGTGACGACCTACGCGGGGCTCGCCTCGGTGATGATTGCCATCGGCTTTCTATACCTAATCGCAGCGATCTTCATTTACGGCGGCGAGTTGAACGCTGTGATCATCCGCGCTGCGGATGATCGACAAGACGGCGCACAAAAGCACATCGACGAACAGCCTTAG
- a CDS encoding 2OG-Fe(II) oxygenase produces the protein MLRMRWLARDIGTISNLLNSEECDDYIRSSEAQHFEEAPVTTLAGMVMMKDVRNNNRVMIDDNAMAATLYARIAPLVPPRVKKKWRPIGLNERFRFYRYDPGQKFDWHLDGYYERDNGERSFFTFMIYLNDDFEGGGTSFHDARDFGAFTVTPSKGMGLIFHHPIEHRGDEVTQGRKYVLRSDVMYTRI, from the coding sequence ATGTTGCGGATGCGTTGGCTCGCGCGTGATATAGGGACCATATCGAATCTCCTGAACTCCGAAGAGTGCGACGATTATATTCGCTCGAGCGAAGCTCAGCATTTTGAGGAAGCACCGGTTACCACTTTGGCCGGCATGGTCATGATGAAGGACGTGCGCAATAACAACCGCGTCATGATCGATGACAACGCCATGGCGGCAACGCTTTACGCACGCATTGCACCGCTCGTACCGCCGCGCGTTAAAAAGAAATGGCGCCCCATCGGCTTGAACGAGCGGTTCCGCTTCTATCGTTACGACCCGGGTCAGAAGTTCGATTGGCATCTTGACGGCTATTATGAACGCGACAACGGCGAACGCAGCTTCTTCACCTTCATGATCTATCTGAATGACGATTTCGAGGGTGGTGGCACATCGTTCCATGACGCACGCGATTTCGGTGCCTTCACCGTCACACCGAGCAAGGGCATGGGGCTAATCTTTCATCACCCGATCGAACATCGCGGCGACGAGGTCACACAGGGACGCAAATATGTTCTGCGCTCCGACGTGATGTACACGCGTATATGA
- a CDS encoding helix-turn-helix transcriptional regulator — protein MRRADRLFQIIQILRRKTRPTTAAAIAEELEVSKRTVYRDINDLIGQRVPISGEAGFGYLLDPTFDMPPLMLTPDEIEAIVLGAQWVAGHSDTLIANAARDAIAKIASTVPENLLSFITEPSVGIRPNLRAPAEIIDVADIRQAIRQGRKLDLRYQTEAGEVTHRIVWPVFLGYAETSRVLIAWCELRQDFRHFRCDRIAAAKLCDEPIGLRTGELRRRWRQWRGEQIKLFESRSQPIKEGRKE, from the coding sequence ATGCGTCGAGCAGACCGCCTTTTCCAAATCATTCAAATCCTGCGCCGAAAGACCCGGCCAACGACCGCTGCCGCCATTGCCGAGGAGCTTGAGGTCTCGAAGCGCACCGTTTACCGCGACATCAACGATTTGATCGGCCAGAGGGTACCAATCTCCGGCGAGGCAGGCTTTGGCTACCTGCTCGATCCAACCTTCGACATGCCGCCTCTCATGCTCACTCCGGACGAGATCGAGGCGATCGTTCTGGGGGCACAATGGGTTGCTGGCCACTCGGACACTCTGATCGCCAATGCCGCGCGCGACGCCATAGCCAAGATCGCATCAACCGTCCCTGAGAATTTGCTATCGTTCATTACCGAGCCAAGCGTGGGAATCAGGCCGAATTTGCGCGCGCCTGCCGAAATCATTGACGTCGCCGACATTCGTCAGGCGATACGTCAAGGACGCAAACTTGATCTGCGCTATCAAACGGAAGCAGGTGAGGTCACACACCGCATCGTGTGGCCAGTCTTCCTGGGCTATGCGGAGACCAGCCGGGTGCTCATTGCCTGGTGCGAACTGAGGCAAGATTTTCGGCACTTCCGCTGTGACAGGATCGCCGCGGCAAAGCTGTGCGATGAACCCATCGGTCTGCGGACTGGCGAGCTTCGTCGCCGGTGGCGGCAATGGCGTGGCGAGCAGATCAAATTGTTCGAGAGCCGCTCACAGCCAATAAAAGAAGGCAGAAAGGAGTAA
- a CDS encoding SPFH domain-containing protein, with protein MDWLNDIILWAGFHPITALIIGFVVLIFLRSIRIAQQYQRAVIFFLGRYARTSGPGLYLLLPFVEWQRKLDMRTVTAAVEQQEAITRDNVPIKVNAVIWYRIVDPSKSVVEVVDVSNAVVQVSLTTLRTQLGQHTLDELLKAQDTVAEAMQESIDEVTEPWGVKVELVQMKNVEIPPSMQRAMAQEAEALREKRARLIKAEAEMEAAAQLRQAAEIIMQNPASLELRRMQMLTEVGAEQNSMTIVMMPSEFVAAARALGDLAKK; from the coding sequence ATGGACTGGCTGAATGACATCATCTTGTGGGCGGGCTTTCACCCGATCACCGCGCTCATCATCGGCTTCGTCGTCCTCATCTTCCTGCGGTCCATCCGCATCGCACAGCAATACCAGCGCGCCGTCATCTTCTTTCTCGGCCGCTATGCCCGCACCTCGGGCCCCGGCCTCTACCTGCTGCTGCCCTTCGTCGAATGGCAGCGCAAGCTGGACATGCGGACCGTGACGGCGGCGGTCGAGCAGCAGGAGGCGATCACGCGCGACAACGTGCCGATCAAGGTGAACGCCGTGATCTGGTACCGGATCGTCGATCCGTCGAAATCCGTGGTGGAAGTGGTCGATGTGAGCAATGCGGTGGTTCAGGTCTCGCTCACCACGCTGCGCACGCAGCTCGGCCAGCACACGCTCGACGAGCTTCTGAAGGCGCAGGATACGGTCGCCGAGGCGATGCAGGAATCCATCGACGAAGTGACCGAGCCCTGGGGCGTGAAGGTCGAGCTGGTGCAGATGAAGAATGTCGAAATCCCGCCCTCGATGCAGCGCGCGATGGCGCAGGAAGCCGAAGCCTTGCGCGAGAAGCGGGCGCGCCTCATCAAGGCCGAAGCGGAGATGGAGGCCGCGGCGCAATTGCGCCAGGCGGCCGAAATCATCATGCAGAACCCCGCCTCGCTCGAACTGCGCCGCATGCAGATGCTTACCGAAGTCGGTGCCGAACAGAACTCGATGACGATCGTGATGATGCCGAGCGAATTCGTCGCGGCGGCAAGGGCGCTTGGAGATTTGGCGAAGAAGTAA
- a CDS encoding VOC family protein, with amino-acid sequence MKFASTRIITADMKQLVGFYEMVTGVGAEWLAPVFAEIVMPGAVLAIGSADTVALWKEGSAEPCANRSLVLEFQVDDIETEYVRLKDKVTLVHDLKTMPWGNKTFQFRDPDGNAISLYMPITDEAKQRFASR; translated from the coding sequence ATGAAATTCGCATCGACCCGGATTATCACCGCAGATATGAAGCAACTGGTTGGCTTCTATGAGATGGTCACAGGCGTAGGAGCTGAGTGGCTTGCGCCCGTTTTTGCCGAAATCGTCATGCCCGGCGCCGTGCTCGCGATTGGTTCGGCGGACACGGTTGCGCTGTGGAAAGAAGGCAGCGCCGAACCGTGCGCCAATCGCAGTCTTGTCTTGGAGTTCCAGGTTGACGATATCGAGACCGAATATGTCCGACTGAAAGATAAAGTGACCCTGGTCCATGATCTCAAGACAATGCCTTGGGGCAACAAGACCTTCCAGTTTCGCGACCCCGACGGCAACGCCATTTCGCTCTATATGCCGATCACCGATGAGGCAAAGCAACGTTTCGCGTCGAGATAG